One window from the genome of Actinoplanes teichomyceticus ATCC 31121 encodes:
- a CDS encoding glycosyltransferase family 87 protein, which yields MSAQPSTDRPDVSSATSDGFVRGLSQFIGGPLGSHATRPDARPNRFWTAPRFVLALTCLILALSWVQKSPCMSGDWQKNIQYTRFCYTDVLALYYAEGLSDGAVPYVDHQVEYPVVTGYFMGALGLPVHWYGTTRNPDINQGSWFYNVNALVLSLFAVATAAVLLALRRRRPWDAAIFALSPILLVTATVNWDFLAIGLAAIGLLLWVRDRPAWAGVFLGLGAAAKLWPVFILGPLLVLALRRGKLAPWVHATLGAVITWGVVNFPVWFWYHDSWLRFFRLNSERPIDWGTFWYIGRYLDGKWAGGSAGDQGPFQWLGDHIPTLNWVSYALFGLACAVLMILGLLAPQPPRLAQLAFLVVAFFLIFSKVWSQQYVLWLLPLIVLARPKWGAVLAWTVAEIGYFAAFYAELIGAGGKPVIPEGTFVLASSLRLITVAVLCGLVIREIWKPELDVVRQTYGTDPDAGPLAGRDVQWVENLRRHLGFIRPEPAEAPAEAPPARTS from the coding sequence ATGAGCGCGCAACCGTCCACCGACCGGCCTGACGTCTCGAGCGCGACCTCGGACGGCTTCGTGCGGGGTCTGTCGCAATTCATCGGCGGGCCGCTCGGCTCGCACGCGACGCGCCCGGACGCCCGGCCGAACCGGTTCTGGACCGCCCCGCGATTCGTGCTGGCCCTCACCTGTCTGATCCTGGCGCTCTCCTGGGTGCAGAAGTCGCCCTGCATGAGCGGCGACTGGCAGAAGAACATCCAGTACACCCGGTTCTGCTACACCGACGTCCTCGCCCTCTACTACGCCGAGGGCCTCAGCGACGGCGCGGTGCCCTACGTCGATCACCAGGTGGAGTACCCGGTCGTCACCGGCTATTTCATGGGGGCGCTCGGCTTGCCGGTGCACTGGTACGGCACCACCCGGAACCCGGACATCAACCAGGGCAGCTGGTTCTACAACGTCAACGCGCTGGTGCTGTCGCTGTTCGCGGTCGCCACCGCGGCGGTGCTGCTGGCGCTGCGCCGACGACGGCCCTGGGACGCGGCGATCTTCGCGCTCTCCCCGATCCTGCTGGTCACCGCGACGGTCAACTGGGACTTCCTGGCAATCGGACTGGCCGCGATCGGTCTCCTCCTGTGGGTCCGGGACCGGCCCGCCTGGGCCGGGGTGTTCCTCGGTCTGGGGGCCGCCGCCAAACTCTGGCCGGTGTTCATCCTCGGCCCGCTGCTGGTGCTCGCGCTGCGCCGCGGGAAGCTCGCGCCATGGGTGCACGCCACGCTCGGCGCCGTGATCACGTGGGGCGTGGTCAACTTCCCGGTGTGGTTCTGGTACCACGATTCGTGGCTGCGCTTCTTCCGGCTCAACTCGGAGCGGCCGATCGACTGGGGGACGTTCTGGTACATCGGCCGGTACCTGGACGGCAAGTGGGCCGGCGGCTCGGCCGGTGACCAGGGCCCGTTCCAGTGGCTCGGCGACCACATCCCCACGCTGAACTGGGTGAGCTACGCGCTGTTCGGGCTGGCCTGCGCCGTACTGATGATCCTCGGCCTGCTGGCGCCGCAGCCGCCCCGCCTGGCCCAGCTGGCGTTCCTGGTCGTCGCGTTCTTCCTGATCTTCAGCAAGGTCTGGTCGCAGCAGTACGTGCTCTGGCTGCTCCCGCTGATCGTGCTGGCCCGGCCGAAGTGGGGCGCGGTCCTGGCCTGGACGGTCGCCGAGATCGGCTACTTCGCCGCCTTCTACGCCGAGCTGATCGGCGCGGGCGGCAAGCCGGTCATTCCGGAGGGCACCTTCGTGCTGGCCTCCAGCCTGCGGCTGATCACCGTCGCGGTGCTGTGCGGCCTGGTGATCCGGGAGATCTGGAAGCCGGAGCTGGACGTGGTCCGGCAGACCTACGGCACCGACCCGGACGCCGGGCCGCTGGCGGGCCGGGACGTGCAGTGGGTGGAGAACCTGCGGCGGCACCTCGGCTTCATCAGGCCGGAGCCGGCCGAAGCCCCGGCGGAGGCACCTCCGGCGCGCACCTCCTGA